From the genome of Amyelois transitella isolate CPQ chromosome 16, ilAmyTran1.1, whole genome shotgun sequence, one region includes:
- the LOC106129084 gene encoding tropomyosin-2 isoform X7: protein MSASAPHAHGRTPVRRRGHQHHPRLRGDRAPAPSTTQNTEPSKQVTLDNQTDDVVPCVNSVSESRVTRTNSDDALSNRNIVEDLTNDDDEIEFDDVRNTEAESRDSSDDDFSFKEERSAGDGAEAAPIASDISDDDPETAELAKLRCTSECTEVLAERESRRRRRCADYPGLAFGSSIFSSDTMMKFSIIKNELQNIKNTALKRAESEVAALNRRIQLLEEDLERSEERLATATAKLAEASQAADESERIRKALENRTNMEDDRVAILEAQLVQAKRIAEESDKKYEEVARKLAMVEADLERAEERAEAGESKIVELEEELRVVGNNLKSLEVSEEKAMASREHVEDKIHSLSVKLSQAEARAEFAERSVQKLQKEVDRLEDELVAEKEKYKDIGDDLDTAFVELILKE, encoded by the exons ATGTCTGCATCCGCGCCCCACGCCCACGGGCGCACCCCCGTGCGGCGCAGGGGGCACCAACACCACCCGCGGCTGCGGGGCGACCGCGCACCCGCCCCCAGCACGACACAAAACACAGAACCGTCCAAACAAGTGACCTTAGACAATCaaacagacgatgttgtgccTTGTGTCAATAGTGTTAGTGAATCTCGAGTGACAAGGACGAATAGTGACGATGCACTTTCCAATCGAAATATAGTCGAGGACTTGACGAATGATGACGATGAAATCGAATTTGACGATGTAAGAAATACGGAGGCGGAATCTCGAGACAGTTCTGACGATGATTTTTCGTTTAAAGAAGAGCGTTCGGCTGGAGACGGCGCCGAGGCGGCACCTATAGCCTCTGACATTTCAGATGATGACCCTGAAACAGCAGAATTAGCAAAACTAAGATGTACAAGCGAATGCACGGAGGTTCTGGCCGAGAGAGAGAGCCGGCGGAGGAGGAGGTGTGCGGATTATCCCGGCCTTGCTTTTGGCAGCTCCATATTTTCCTCTGACACAATGATGAAATTTTCCATCATCAAAAATGAACTGCAGAACATCAAGAACACTGCTTTGAAAAGG GCCGAGTCCGAAGTCGCTGCCCTCAACCGACGCATCCAACTGCTGGAGGAAGACCTGGAGAGGTCGGAGGAGCGTCTCGCCACCGCCACAGCCAAGTTGGCCGAGGCCAGCCAGGCCGCCGATGAGTCCGAACG AATACGCAAGGCGCTGGAGAACCGGACCAATATGGAGGACGACCGCGTGGCGATACTGGAGGCGCAACTAGTGCAGGCCAAGAGGATCGCGGAGGAGTCAGACAAGAAATACGAGGAG GTTGCTCGTAAGCTGGCCATGGTCGAGGCTGATCTGGAGCGCGCCGAGGAGCGCGCCGAAGCCGGCGAATC TAAAATCGTCGAGCTTGAAGAAGAACTGCGCGTGGTTGGTAACAACCTGAAGTCCCTGGAAGTCTCTGAGGAGAAG GCGATGGCGTCCCGCGAACACGTCGAGGATAAGATCCACAGTCTCTCGGTGAAACTGTCGCAA GCTGAAGCTCGCGCCGAGTTCGCTGAGCGTTCCGTTCAGAAACTGCAGAAGGAGGTCGACAGGCTCGAAG
- the LOC106129084 gene encoding tropomyosin-2 isoform X2, with protein MSASAPHAHGRTPVRRRGHQHHPRLRGDRAPAPSTTQNTEPSKQVTLDNQTDDVVPCVNSVSESRVTRTNSDDALSNRNIVEDLTNDDDEIEFDDVRNTEAESRDSSDDDFSFKEERSAGDGAEAAPIASDISDDDPETAELAKLRCTSECTEVLAERESRRRRRCADYPGLAFGSSIFSSDTMMKFSIIKNELQNIKNTALKRAESEVAALNRRIQLLEEDLERSEERLATATAKLAEASQAADESERIRKALENRTNMEDDRVAILEAQLVQAKRIAEESDKKYEEVARKLVLMEQDLERAEERAEQSDCKIVELEEELRVVGNNLKSLEVSEEKATQREETYEGQVKLLDAQLKEAEARAEFAERSVQKLQKEVDRLEDELVAEKEKYKDIGDDLDTAFVELILKE; from the exons ATGTCTGCATCCGCGCCCCACGCCCACGGGCGCACCCCCGTGCGGCGCAGGGGGCACCAACACCACCCGCGGCTGCGGGGCGACCGCGCACCCGCCCCCAGCACGACACAAAACACAGAACCGTCCAAACAAGTGACCTTAGACAATCaaacagacgatgttgtgccTTGTGTCAATAGTGTTAGTGAATCTCGAGTGACAAGGACGAATAGTGACGATGCACTTTCCAATCGAAATATAGTCGAGGACTTGACGAATGATGACGATGAAATCGAATTTGACGATGTAAGAAATACGGAGGCGGAATCTCGAGACAGTTCTGACGATGATTTTTCGTTTAAAGAAGAGCGTTCGGCTGGAGACGGCGCCGAGGCGGCACCTATAGCCTCTGACATTTCAGATGATGACCCTGAAACAGCAGAATTAGCAAAACTAAGATGTACAAGCGAATGCACGGAGGTTCTGGCCGAGAGAGAGAGCCGGCGGAGGAGGAGGTGTGCGGATTATCCCGGCCTTGCTTTTGGCAGCTCCATATTTTCCTCTGACACAATGATGAAATTTTCCATCATCAAAAATGAACTGCAGAACATCAAGAACACTGCTTTGAAAAGG GCCGAGTCCGAAGTCGCTGCCCTCAACCGACGCATCCAACTGCTGGAGGAAGACCTGGAGAGGTCGGAGGAGCGTCTCGCCACCGCCACAGCCAAGTTGGCCGAGGCCAGCCAGGCCGCCGATGAGTCCGAACG AATACGCAAGGCGCTGGAGAACCGGACCAATATGGAGGACGACCGCGTGGCGATACTGGAGGCGCAACTAGTGCAGGCCAAGAGGATCGCGGAGGAGTCAGACAAGAAATACGAGGAG GTGGCGCGCAAGCTCGTGCTGATGGAGCAGGACCTCGAGCGGGCGGAGGAGCGCGCCGAGCAGAGCGACTG TAAAATCGTCGAGCTTGAAGAAGAACTGCGCGTGGTTGGTAACAACCTGAAGTCCCTGGAAGTCTCTGAGGAGAAG GCGACGCAAAGAGAAGAGACATATGAAGGCCAGGTCAAACTGCTCGACGCCCAACTAAAAGAG GCTGAAGCTCGCGCCGAGTTCGCTGAGCGTTCCGTTCAGAAACTGCAGAAGGAGGTCGACAGGCTCGAAG
- the LOC106129084 gene encoding tropomyosin-2 isoform X1, with protein MSASAPHAHGRTPVRRRGHQHHPRLRGDRAPAPSTTQNTEPSKQVTLDNQTDDVVPCVNSVSESRVTRTNSDDALSNRNIVEDLTNDDDEIEFDDVRNTEAESRDSSDDDFSFKEERSAGDGAEAAPIASDISDDDPETAELAKLRCTSECTEVLAERESRRRRRCADYPGLAFGSSIFSSDTMMKFSIIKNELQNIKNTALKRAESEVAALNRRIQLLEEDLERSEERLATATAKLAEASQAADESERARKVLENRSLADEERMDALENQLKEARFLAEEADKKYDEVARKLAMVEADLERAEERAEAGESKIVELEEELRVVGNNLKSLEVSEEKANQREEEYKNQIKTLTTRLKEAEARAEFAERSVQKLQKEVDRLEDELVAEKEKYKDIGDDLDTAFVELILKE; from the exons ATGTCTGCATCCGCGCCCCACGCCCACGGGCGCACCCCCGTGCGGCGCAGGGGGCACCAACACCACCCGCGGCTGCGGGGCGACCGCGCACCCGCCCCCAGCACGACACAAAACACAGAACCGTCCAAACAAGTGACCTTAGACAATCaaacagacgatgttgtgccTTGTGTCAATAGTGTTAGTGAATCTCGAGTGACAAGGACGAATAGTGACGATGCACTTTCCAATCGAAATATAGTCGAGGACTTGACGAATGATGACGATGAAATCGAATTTGACGATGTAAGAAATACGGAGGCGGAATCTCGAGACAGTTCTGACGATGATTTTTCGTTTAAAGAAGAGCGTTCGGCTGGAGACGGCGCCGAGGCGGCACCTATAGCCTCTGACATTTCAGATGATGACCCTGAAACAGCAGAATTAGCAAAACTAAGATGTACAAGCGAATGCACGGAGGTTCTGGCCGAGAGAGAGAGCCGGCGGAGGAGGAGGTGTGCGGATTATCCCGGCCTTGCTTTTGGCAGCTCCATATTTTCCTCTGACACAATGATGAAATTTTCCATCATCAAAAATGAACTGCAGAACATCAAGAACACTGCTTTGAAAAGG GCCGAGTCCGAAGTCGCTGCCCTCAACCGACGCATCCAACTGCTGGAGGAAGACCTGGAGAGGTCGGAGGAGCGTCTCGCCACCGCCACAGCCAAGTTGGCCGAGGCCAGCCAGGCCGCCGATGAGTCCGAACG CGCTCGCAAGGTCCTCGAAAACAGGTCGTTGGCCGATGAAGAGCGCATGGACGCCCTCGAGAACCAGCTGAAGGAAGCCAGGTTCCTCGCTGAAGAAGCCGACAAGAAATACGATGAG GTTGCTCGTAAGCTGGCCATGGTCGAGGCTGATCTGGAGCGCGCCGAGGAGCGCGCCGAAGCCGGCGAATC TAAAATCGTCGAGCTTGAAGAAGAACTGCGCGTGGTTGGTAACAACCTGAAGTCCCTGGAAGTCTCTGAGGAGAAG GCCAACCAACGTGAGGAGGAGTACAAAAATCAGATCAAAACCCTCACCACCCGCCTAAAGGAG GCTGAAGCTCGCGCCGAGTTCGCTGAGCGTTCCGTTCAGAAACTGCAGAAGGAGGTCGACAGGCTCGAAG
- the LOC106129084 gene encoding tropomyosin-2 isoform X3 encodes MSASAPHAHGRTPVRRRGHQHHPRLRGDRAPAPSTTQNTEPSKQVTLDNQTDDVVPCVNSVSESRVTRTNSDDALSNRNIVEDLTNDDDEIEFDDVRNTEAESRDSSDDDFSFKEERSAGDGAEAAPIASDISDDDPETAELAKLRCTSECTEVLAERESRRRRRCADYPGLAFGSSIFSSDTMMKFSIIKNELQNIKNTALKRAESEVAALNRRIQLLEEDLERSEERLATATAKLAEASQAADESERIRKALENRTNMEDDRVAILEAQLVQAKRIAEESDKKYEEVARKLVLMEQDLERAEERAEQSDCKIVELEEELRVVGNNLKSLEVSEEKANQREEEYKNQIKTLTTRLKEAEARAEFAERSVQKLQKEVDRLEDELVAEKEKYKDIGDDLDTAFVELILKE; translated from the exons ATGTCTGCATCCGCGCCCCACGCCCACGGGCGCACCCCCGTGCGGCGCAGGGGGCACCAACACCACCCGCGGCTGCGGGGCGACCGCGCACCCGCCCCCAGCACGACACAAAACACAGAACCGTCCAAACAAGTGACCTTAGACAATCaaacagacgatgttgtgccTTGTGTCAATAGTGTTAGTGAATCTCGAGTGACAAGGACGAATAGTGACGATGCACTTTCCAATCGAAATATAGTCGAGGACTTGACGAATGATGACGATGAAATCGAATTTGACGATGTAAGAAATACGGAGGCGGAATCTCGAGACAGTTCTGACGATGATTTTTCGTTTAAAGAAGAGCGTTCGGCTGGAGACGGCGCCGAGGCGGCACCTATAGCCTCTGACATTTCAGATGATGACCCTGAAACAGCAGAATTAGCAAAACTAAGATGTACAAGCGAATGCACGGAGGTTCTGGCCGAGAGAGAGAGCCGGCGGAGGAGGAGGTGTGCGGATTATCCCGGCCTTGCTTTTGGCAGCTCCATATTTTCCTCTGACACAATGATGAAATTTTCCATCATCAAAAATGAACTGCAGAACATCAAGAACACTGCTTTGAAAAGG GCCGAGTCCGAAGTCGCTGCCCTCAACCGACGCATCCAACTGCTGGAGGAAGACCTGGAGAGGTCGGAGGAGCGTCTCGCCACCGCCACAGCCAAGTTGGCCGAGGCCAGCCAGGCCGCCGATGAGTCCGAACG AATACGCAAGGCGCTGGAGAACCGGACCAATATGGAGGACGACCGCGTGGCGATACTGGAGGCGCAACTAGTGCAGGCCAAGAGGATCGCGGAGGAGTCAGACAAGAAATACGAGGAG GTGGCGCGCAAGCTCGTGCTGATGGAGCAGGACCTCGAGCGGGCGGAGGAGCGCGCCGAGCAGAGCGACTG TAAAATCGTCGAGCTTGAAGAAGAACTGCGCGTGGTTGGTAACAACCTGAAGTCCCTGGAAGTCTCTGAGGAGAAG GCCAACCAACGTGAGGAGGAGTACAAAAATCAGATCAAAACCCTCACCACCCGCCTAAAGGAG GCTGAAGCTCGCGCCGAGTTCGCTGAGCGTTCCGTTCAGAAACTGCAGAAGGAGGTCGACAGGCTCGAAG
- the LOC106129084 gene encoding tropomyosin-2 isoform X6, with amino-acid sequence MSASAPHAHGRTPVRRRGHQHHPRLRGDRAPAPSTTQNTEPSKQVTLDNQTDDVVPCVNSVSESRVTRTNSDDALSNRNIVEDLTNDDDEIEFDDVRNTEAESRDSSDDDFSFKEERSAGDGAEAAPIASDISDDDPETAELAKLRCTSECTEVLAERESRRRRRCADYPGLAFGSSIFSSDTMMKFSIIKNELQNIKNTALKRAESEVAALNRRIQLLEEDLERSEERLATATAKLAEASQAADESERIRKALENRTNMEDDRVAILEAQLVQAKRIAEESDKKYEEVARKLVLMEQDLERAEERAEQSDCKIVELEEELRVVGNNLKSLEVSEEKAMASREHVEDKIHSLSVKLSQAEARAEFAERSVQKLQKEVDRLEDELVAEKEKYKDIGDDLDTAFVELILKE; translated from the exons ATGTCTGCATCCGCGCCCCACGCCCACGGGCGCACCCCCGTGCGGCGCAGGGGGCACCAACACCACCCGCGGCTGCGGGGCGACCGCGCACCCGCCCCCAGCACGACACAAAACACAGAACCGTCCAAACAAGTGACCTTAGACAATCaaacagacgatgttgtgccTTGTGTCAATAGTGTTAGTGAATCTCGAGTGACAAGGACGAATAGTGACGATGCACTTTCCAATCGAAATATAGTCGAGGACTTGACGAATGATGACGATGAAATCGAATTTGACGATGTAAGAAATACGGAGGCGGAATCTCGAGACAGTTCTGACGATGATTTTTCGTTTAAAGAAGAGCGTTCGGCTGGAGACGGCGCCGAGGCGGCACCTATAGCCTCTGACATTTCAGATGATGACCCTGAAACAGCAGAATTAGCAAAACTAAGATGTACAAGCGAATGCACGGAGGTTCTGGCCGAGAGAGAGAGCCGGCGGAGGAGGAGGTGTGCGGATTATCCCGGCCTTGCTTTTGGCAGCTCCATATTTTCCTCTGACACAATGATGAAATTTTCCATCATCAAAAATGAACTGCAGAACATCAAGAACACTGCTTTGAAAAGG GCCGAGTCCGAAGTCGCTGCCCTCAACCGACGCATCCAACTGCTGGAGGAAGACCTGGAGAGGTCGGAGGAGCGTCTCGCCACCGCCACAGCCAAGTTGGCCGAGGCCAGCCAGGCCGCCGATGAGTCCGAACG AATACGCAAGGCGCTGGAGAACCGGACCAATATGGAGGACGACCGCGTGGCGATACTGGAGGCGCAACTAGTGCAGGCCAAGAGGATCGCGGAGGAGTCAGACAAGAAATACGAGGAG GTGGCGCGCAAGCTCGTGCTGATGGAGCAGGACCTCGAGCGGGCGGAGGAGCGCGCCGAGCAGAGCGACTG TAAAATCGTCGAGCTTGAAGAAGAACTGCGCGTGGTTGGTAACAACCTGAAGTCCCTGGAAGTCTCTGAGGAGAAG GCGATGGCGTCCCGCGAACACGTCGAGGATAAGATCCACAGTCTCTCGGTGAAACTGTCGCAA GCTGAAGCTCGCGCCGAGTTCGCTGAGCGTTCCGTTCAGAAACTGCAGAAGGAGGTCGACAGGCTCGAAG
- the LOC106129084 gene encoding tropomyosin-2 isoform X4 has translation MSASAPHAHGRTPVRRRGHQHHPRLRGDRAPAPSTTQNTEPSKQVTLDNQTDDVVPCVNSVSESRVTRTNSDDALSNRNIVEDLTNDDDEIEFDDVRNTEAESRDSSDDDFSFKEERSAGDGAEAAPIASDISDDDPETAELAKLRCTSECTEVLAERESRRRRRCADYPGLAFGSSIFSSDTMMKFSIIKNELQNIKNTALKRAESEVAALNRRIQLLEEDLERSEERLATATAKLAEASQAADESERIRKALENRTNMEDDRVAILEAQLVQAKRIAEESDKKYEEVARKLAMVEADLERAEERAEAGESKIVELEEELRVVGNNLKSLEVSEEKANQREEEYKNQIKTLTTRLKEAEARAEFAERSVQKLQKEVDRLEDELVAEKEKYKDIGDDLDTAFVELILKE, from the exons ATGTCTGCATCCGCGCCCCACGCCCACGGGCGCACCCCCGTGCGGCGCAGGGGGCACCAACACCACCCGCGGCTGCGGGGCGACCGCGCACCCGCCCCCAGCACGACACAAAACACAGAACCGTCCAAACAAGTGACCTTAGACAATCaaacagacgatgttgtgccTTGTGTCAATAGTGTTAGTGAATCTCGAGTGACAAGGACGAATAGTGACGATGCACTTTCCAATCGAAATATAGTCGAGGACTTGACGAATGATGACGATGAAATCGAATTTGACGATGTAAGAAATACGGAGGCGGAATCTCGAGACAGTTCTGACGATGATTTTTCGTTTAAAGAAGAGCGTTCGGCTGGAGACGGCGCCGAGGCGGCACCTATAGCCTCTGACATTTCAGATGATGACCCTGAAACAGCAGAATTAGCAAAACTAAGATGTACAAGCGAATGCACGGAGGTTCTGGCCGAGAGAGAGAGCCGGCGGAGGAGGAGGTGTGCGGATTATCCCGGCCTTGCTTTTGGCAGCTCCATATTTTCCTCTGACACAATGATGAAATTTTCCATCATCAAAAATGAACTGCAGAACATCAAGAACACTGCTTTGAAAAGG GCCGAGTCCGAAGTCGCTGCCCTCAACCGACGCATCCAACTGCTGGAGGAAGACCTGGAGAGGTCGGAGGAGCGTCTCGCCACCGCCACAGCCAAGTTGGCCGAGGCCAGCCAGGCCGCCGATGAGTCCGAACG AATACGCAAGGCGCTGGAGAACCGGACCAATATGGAGGACGACCGCGTGGCGATACTGGAGGCGCAACTAGTGCAGGCCAAGAGGATCGCGGAGGAGTCAGACAAGAAATACGAGGAG GTTGCTCGTAAGCTGGCCATGGTCGAGGCTGATCTGGAGCGCGCCGAGGAGCGCGCCGAAGCCGGCGAATC TAAAATCGTCGAGCTTGAAGAAGAACTGCGCGTGGTTGGTAACAACCTGAAGTCCCTGGAAGTCTCTGAGGAGAAG GCCAACCAACGTGAGGAGGAGTACAAAAATCAGATCAAAACCCTCACCACCCGCCTAAAGGAG GCTGAAGCTCGCGCCGAGTTCGCTGAGCGTTCCGTTCAGAAACTGCAGAAGGAGGTCGACAGGCTCGAAG
- the LOC106129084 gene encoding tropomyosin-2 isoform X5: MSASAPHAHGRTPVRRRGHQHHPRLRGDRAPAPSTTQNTEPSKQVTLDNQTDDVVPCVNSVSESRVTRTNSDDALSNRNIVEDLTNDDDEIEFDDVRNTEAESRDSSDDDFSFKEERSAGDGAEAAPIASDISDDDPETAELAKLRCTSECTEVLAERESRRRRRCADYPGLAFGSSIFSSDTMMKFSIIKNELQNIKNTALKRAESEVAALNRRIQLLEEDLERSEERLATATAKLAEASQAADESERIRKALENRTNMEDDRVAILEAQLVQAKRIAEESDKKYEEVARKLAMVEADLERAEERAEAGESKIVELEEELRVVGNNLKSLEVSEEKATQREETYEGQVKLLDAQLKEAEARAEFAERSVQKLQKEVDRLEDELVAEKEKYKDIGDDLDTAFVELILKE; the protein is encoded by the exons ATGTCTGCATCCGCGCCCCACGCCCACGGGCGCACCCCCGTGCGGCGCAGGGGGCACCAACACCACCCGCGGCTGCGGGGCGACCGCGCACCCGCCCCCAGCACGACACAAAACACAGAACCGTCCAAACAAGTGACCTTAGACAATCaaacagacgatgttgtgccTTGTGTCAATAGTGTTAGTGAATCTCGAGTGACAAGGACGAATAGTGACGATGCACTTTCCAATCGAAATATAGTCGAGGACTTGACGAATGATGACGATGAAATCGAATTTGACGATGTAAGAAATACGGAGGCGGAATCTCGAGACAGTTCTGACGATGATTTTTCGTTTAAAGAAGAGCGTTCGGCTGGAGACGGCGCCGAGGCGGCACCTATAGCCTCTGACATTTCAGATGATGACCCTGAAACAGCAGAATTAGCAAAACTAAGATGTACAAGCGAATGCACGGAGGTTCTGGCCGAGAGAGAGAGCCGGCGGAGGAGGAGGTGTGCGGATTATCCCGGCCTTGCTTTTGGCAGCTCCATATTTTCCTCTGACACAATGATGAAATTTTCCATCATCAAAAATGAACTGCAGAACATCAAGAACACTGCTTTGAAAAGG GCCGAGTCCGAAGTCGCTGCCCTCAACCGACGCATCCAACTGCTGGAGGAAGACCTGGAGAGGTCGGAGGAGCGTCTCGCCACCGCCACAGCCAAGTTGGCCGAGGCCAGCCAGGCCGCCGATGAGTCCGAACG AATACGCAAGGCGCTGGAGAACCGGACCAATATGGAGGACGACCGCGTGGCGATACTGGAGGCGCAACTAGTGCAGGCCAAGAGGATCGCGGAGGAGTCAGACAAGAAATACGAGGAG GTTGCTCGTAAGCTGGCCATGGTCGAGGCTGATCTGGAGCGCGCCGAGGAGCGCGCCGAAGCCGGCGAATC TAAAATCGTCGAGCTTGAAGAAGAACTGCGCGTGGTTGGTAACAACCTGAAGTCCCTGGAAGTCTCTGAGGAGAAG GCGACGCAAAGAGAAGAGACATATGAAGGCCAGGTCAAACTGCTCGACGCCCAACTAAAAGAG GCTGAAGCTCGCGCCGAGTTCGCTGAGCGTTCCGTTCAGAAACTGCAGAAGGAGGTCGACAGGCTCGAAG
- the LOC106129084 gene encoding tropomyosin isoform X10, which translates to MSASAPHAHGRTPVRRRGHQHHPRLRGDRAPAPSTTQNTEPSKQVTLDNQTDDVVPCVNSVSESRVTRTNSDDALSNRNIVEDLTNDDDEIEFDDVRNTEAESRDSSDDDFSFKEERSAGDGAEAAPIASDISDDDPETAELAKLRCTSECTEVLAERESRRRRRCADYPGLAFGSSIFSSDTMMKFSIIKNELQNIKNTALKRAESEVAALNRRIQLLEEDLERSEERLATATAKLAEASQAADESERIRKALENRTNMEDDRVAILEAQLVQAKRIAEESDKKYEEVARKLVLMEQDLERAEERAEQSDCKIVELEEELRVVGNNLKSLEVSEEKAMASREHVEDKIHSLSVKLSQAEARAEFAERSVQKLQKEVDRLEDDLVAEREKSKILQEEMEATLHDIQNM; encoded by the exons ATGTCTGCATCCGCGCCCCACGCCCACGGGCGCACCCCCGTGCGGCGCAGGGGGCACCAACACCACCCGCGGCTGCGGGGCGACCGCGCACCCGCCCCCAGCACGACACAAAACACAGAACCGTCCAAACAAGTGACCTTAGACAATCaaacagacgatgttgtgccTTGTGTCAATAGTGTTAGTGAATCTCGAGTGACAAGGACGAATAGTGACGATGCACTTTCCAATCGAAATATAGTCGAGGACTTGACGAATGATGACGATGAAATCGAATTTGACGATGTAAGAAATACGGAGGCGGAATCTCGAGACAGTTCTGACGATGATTTTTCGTTTAAAGAAGAGCGTTCGGCTGGAGACGGCGCCGAGGCGGCACCTATAGCCTCTGACATTTCAGATGATGACCCTGAAACAGCAGAATTAGCAAAACTAAGATGTACAAGCGAATGCACGGAGGTTCTGGCCGAGAGAGAGAGCCGGCGGAGGAGGAGGTGTGCGGATTATCCCGGCCTTGCTTTTGGCAGCTCCATATTTTCCTCTGACACAATGATGAAATTTTCCATCATCAAAAATGAACTGCAGAACATCAAGAACACTGCTTTGAAAAGG GCCGAGTCCGAAGTCGCTGCCCTCAACCGACGCATCCAACTGCTGGAGGAAGACCTGGAGAGGTCGGAGGAGCGTCTCGCCACCGCCACAGCCAAGTTGGCCGAGGCCAGCCAGGCCGCCGATGAGTCCGAACG AATACGCAAGGCGCTGGAGAACCGGACCAATATGGAGGACGACCGCGTGGCGATACTGGAGGCGCAACTAGTGCAGGCCAAGAGGATCGCGGAGGAGTCAGACAAGAAATACGAGGAG GTGGCGCGCAAGCTCGTGCTGATGGAGCAGGACCTCGAGCGGGCGGAGGAGCGCGCCGAGCAGAGCGACTG TAAAATCGTCGAGCTTGAAGAAGAACTGCGCGTGGTTGGTAACAACCTGAAGTCCCTGGAAGTCTCTGAGGAGAAG GCGATGGCGTCCCGCGAACACGTCGAGGATAAGATCCACAGTCTCTCGGTGAAACTGTCGCAA GCTGAAGCTCGCGCCGAGTTCGCTGAGCGTTCCGTTCAGAAACTGCAGAAGGAGGTCGACAGGCTCGAAG
- the LOC106129084 gene encoding tropomyosin-2 isoform X9: MSASAPHAHGRTPVRRRGHQHHPRLRGDRAPAPSTTQNTEPSKQVTLDNQTDDVVPCVNSVSESRVTRTNSDDALSNRNIVEDLTNDDDEIEFDDVRNTEAESRDSSDDDFSFKEERSAGDGAEAAPIASDISDDDPETAELAKLRCTSECTEVLAERESRRRRRCADYPGLAFGSSIFSSDTMMKFSIIKNELQNIKNTALKRAESEVAALNRRIQLLEEDLERSEERLATATAKLAEASQAADESERIRKALENRTNMEDDRVAILEAQLVQAKRIAEESDKKYEEVARKLVLMEQDLERAEERAEQSDCKIVELEEELRVVGNNLKSLEVSEEKANQREEEYKNQIKTLTTRLKEAEARAEFAERSVQKLQKEVDRLEDDLVAEREKSKILQEEMEATLHDIQNM; this comes from the exons ATGTCTGCATCCGCGCCCCACGCCCACGGGCGCACCCCCGTGCGGCGCAGGGGGCACCAACACCACCCGCGGCTGCGGGGCGACCGCGCACCCGCCCCCAGCACGACACAAAACACAGAACCGTCCAAACAAGTGACCTTAGACAATCaaacagacgatgttgtgccTTGTGTCAATAGTGTTAGTGAATCTCGAGTGACAAGGACGAATAGTGACGATGCACTTTCCAATCGAAATATAGTCGAGGACTTGACGAATGATGACGATGAAATCGAATTTGACGATGTAAGAAATACGGAGGCGGAATCTCGAGACAGTTCTGACGATGATTTTTCGTTTAAAGAAGAGCGTTCGGCTGGAGACGGCGCCGAGGCGGCACCTATAGCCTCTGACATTTCAGATGATGACCCTGAAACAGCAGAATTAGCAAAACTAAGATGTACAAGCGAATGCACGGAGGTTCTGGCCGAGAGAGAGAGCCGGCGGAGGAGGAGGTGTGCGGATTATCCCGGCCTTGCTTTTGGCAGCTCCATATTTTCCTCTGACACAATGATGAAATTTTCCATCATCAAAAATGAACTGCAGAACATCAAGAACACTGCTTTGAAAAGG GCCGAGTCCGAAGTCGCTGCCCTCAACCGACGCATCCAACTGCTGGAGGAAGACCTGGAGAGGTCGGAGGAGCGTCTCGCCACCGCCACAGCCAAGTTGGCCGAGGCCAGCCAGGCCGCCGATGAGTCCGAACG AATACGCAAGGCGCTGGAGAACCGGACCAATATGGAGGACGACCGCGTGGCGATACTGGAGGCGCAACTAGTGCAGGCCAAGAGGATCGCGGAGGAGTCAGACAAGAAATACGAGGAG GTGGCGCGCAAGCTCGTGCTGATGGAGCAGGACCTCGAGCGGGCGGAGGAGCGCGCCGAGCAGAGCGACTG TAAAATCGTCGAGCTTGAAGAAGAACTGCGCGTGGTTGGTAACAACCTGAAGTCCCTGGAAGTCTCTGAGGAGAAG GCCAACCAACGTGAGGAGGAGTACAAAAATCAGATCAAAACCCTCACCACCCGCCTAAAGGAG GCTGAAGCTCGCGCCGAGTTCGCTGAGCGTTCCGTTCAGAAACTGCAGAAGGAGGTCGACAGGCTCGAAG